CAGGAAGTAGTTCAGATGCCCTCTGTGAGACCATGATCACCTGGAAGACCGCTAAAAACGATTTTGTAACCACCGGACTGGATTCCGACCAGACGGTATCGGCCATAAAGGCTACAGAGAAAATGTTGAATTTGATTTGAAAACGCCTATCGCCAATCGTTATTCGTAGTTCGCAATCAAATTTGACCAATTAAACATGAGAAACTATAAGAAATACAGTGTTTGGCAACTAGGTCATGAAATTACTTTGGAAATTTATAAGATGACTAAGACTTTCCCTAAAGAAGAACTTTATGGTATCACTTCCCAAATGCGAAGGGCAACTTATTCAATACCTTCCAACATTGTAGAAGGCTGTGGAAGGGAATCCGATGCAGAGTTTAGACGCTTTCTTATCATTTCCCAAGGTTCTGCAAGTGAATTGGAATACTTTACCATATTGGTCCATGATTTGGAATATATCAACAATTCTACTTTTGAGATCGTTTTGGACAAAGTCAA
The sequence above is a segment of the Muricauda sp. SCSIO 64092 genome. Coding sequences within it:
- a CDS encoding four helix bundle protein; this encodes MRNYKKYSVWQLGHEITLEIYKMTKTFPKEELYGITSQMRRATYSIPSNIVEGCGRESDAEFRRFLIISQGSASELEYFTILVHDLEYINNSTFEIVLDKVNKIRRSLNNLIHKIQS